One genomic window of Magnolia sinica isolate HGM2019 chromosome 3, MsV1, whole genome shotgun sequence includes the following:
- the LOC131240123 gene encoding calmodulin-like protein 3 produces the protein MPTVLMRIFHLYNLLNSILLYFFPKRIASLIPFSWITKTHQGNLHQMKETQSSPSISIAPRMDPAELRRVFQMFDRNGDGRITQHELNDSLENLGIYIPDKDLMAMIEKIDENGDGCVDITEFGALYRTIMNEKDEDEDMREAFNVFDQNGDGFINVEELRSVLGSLGIKQGQTVEDCKKMIMNVDGDGDGMVNFKEFKKMMRGGGFATLSGK, from the coding sequence ATGCCAACCGTTTTAATGAGGATTTTCCATCTTTACAACTTGCTAAATTCCATCCTCCTCTACTTCTTCCCTAAGAGAATTGCATCCCTTATTCCATTCTCTTGGATCACGAAGACCCACCAAGGAAATCTCCATCAGATGAAGGAAACTCAATCATCACCGTCCATCTCGATCGCTCCACGAATGGATCCTGCCGAACTTCGGCGGGTCTTCCAGATGTTTGACCGGAACGGGGACGGTCGGATCACGCAACATGAGTTAAATGACTCTCTCGAGAACCTGGGGATCTACATACCCGACAAGGACCTGATGGCGATGATTGAAAAGATCGACGAGAACGGGGACGGGTGCGTGGATATAACGGAGTTCGGAGCGTTGTATCGTACGATCATGAACGAGAAGGATGAGGACGAAGACATGAGGGAGGCATTCAACGTGTTTGATCAGAACGGGGATGGGTTCATCAACGTCGAGGAACTGCGGTCGGTGCTAGGATCGCTGGGCATCAAGCAAGGACAGACGGTGGAGGATTGCAAGAAGATGATAATGAATgtggatggtgatggtgatgggatGGTGAATTTCAAGGAGTTTAAGAAGATGATGAGAGGGGGTGGATTTGCAACCTTGAGTGGTAAATAG